A single genomic interval of uncultured Sphaerochaeta sp. harbors:
- a CDS encoding nitroreductase family protein, whose amino-acid sequence MWQYDMIHKRKSFHLFRGIERPLTDEEIEEINTALGACKPLVGGIKVATKIVPANETTCRRGETHCILFYSEKKEGYLENIGYIGEQIDLYLASRDIGALWYGIGKPKEKNHSGFEYVIMIAFAKMPPKTFRKDMIKAKRNMLAEIREGEGFDEILNIARFAPSACNSQPWYVSCEKKTLSVYRYIRKGKRGIMPEGSVSYYNQIDIGIFLYILELCMEHGGLVCTRSLMFEHSDLEKNLTAQYEITT is encoded by the coding sequence ATGTGGCAGTATGACATGATTCATAAGCGGAAGTCCTTTCATCTTTTTCGTGGCATAGAGCGCCCACTTACAGATGAGGAGATAGAAGAGATCAATACAGCCTTAGGTGCGTGCAAGCCTCTTGTCGGTGGTATTAAGGTTGCAACGAAGATTGTTCCGGCCAATGAGACAACCTGCAGAAGAGGGGAAACCCACTGCATCCTGTTCTACAGTGAAAAGAAGGAAGGGTACCTGGAGAATATTGGCTATATCGGGGAACAGATCGATCTCTACCTGGCCTCGAGAGATATCGGTGCTCTCTGGTATGGGATCGGGAAGCCAAAAGAGAAGAACCACTCTGGGTTTGAGTATGTCATCATGATAGCCTTTGCAAAAATGCCACCAAAAACATTCCGTAAGGATATGATCAAGGCTAAGAGAAATATGCTCGCAGAAATCAGGGAAGGCGAAGGCTTTGATGAAATCTTGAATATTGCACGATTCGCTCCCAGTGCATGCAACAGCCAGCCATGGTATGTTTCCTGCGAGAAGAAAACACTTTCCGTGTATCGTTATATTAGGAAAGGGAAGCGTGGAATTATGCCAGAGGGTAGCGTCTCATACTACAACCAGATCGACATAGGTATATTTCTTTATATACTTGAACTCTGTATGGAACATGGAGGTCTTGTCTGTACAAGATCCCTCATGTTTGAACATAGTGATCTTGAGAAGAATCTCACAGCGCAATACGAGATAACCACATGA
- the thrC gene encoding threonine synthase — protein MKFVSTRKKAPKVSASEAILQGLAPDGGLYVPESFPSLSHLNVHEISSYPELAYEVLAPFFEDDPLKDDLAQICMDAFNFPVPLVPLKGEEMVLELYHGPTAAFKDFGARFLAASMEKILEKQSRKLTILVATSGDTGGAVAAAFAGRKGIDVKVLFPKGRVSKRQQTQLTCWGGNIEAYEVDGNFDDCQKMVKDAFMDQEIATKWGLSSANSINLGRLLPQSVYYVYASHLYYQATGKKPTFIIPSGNVGNSCGAYWALSMGAPIERIVLSVNENKTIPDYLFSGNYEKRPSVATLANAMDVGAPSNMERLFDLYPDIDTMRKMVSAWSVDDETIRKTIKEVYDESGYIMCPHTATGERVRRDQFSGKPTIVISTAHPAKFEQVVEPLLDTEVPIPENLKLLLDKETSFKQVGKEYRELFE, from the coding sequence ATGAAGTTTGTATCAACAAGAAAGAAAGCTCCCAAGGTGAGTGCCAGCGAGGCAATTCTGCAAGGTCTTGCACCAGACGGGGGACTCTATGTTCCTGAGTCCTTTCCCTCCCTCTCCCACCTGAATGTACATGAGATCTCTTCATATCCGGAACTGGCATATGAGGTGCTTGCTCCTTTCTTTGAGGACGATCCTCTGAAAGATGACCTGGCTCAGATATGTATGGACGCATTCAACTTCCCTGTCCCCTTGGTTCCCCTGAAAGGGGAGGAGATGGTTCTTGAGCTTTATCATGGACCGACGGCTGCATTCAAGGATTTTGGTGCACGATTCCTTGCTGCAAGCATGGAGAAGATCCTGGAGAAGCAAAGCCGTAAGCTCACCATCCTGGTTGCAACCAGTGGCGATACCGGTGGGGCAGTGGCAGCCGCTTTCGCTGGGCGAAAGGGTATTGATGTAAAGGTACTCTTCCCCAAGGGTAGGGTAAGCAAGCGACAGCAGACCCAGCTTACCTGTTGGGGTGGCAATATTGAGGCCTATGAGGTCGATGGCAATTTCGATGACTGTCAGAAGATGGTCAAGGATGCGTTCATGGACCAGGAGATTGCCACCAAGTGGGGACTGAGCAGTGCAAACAGTATTAACCTGGGAAGACTGCTTCCCCAGAGTGTGTACTATGTCTATGCTTCCCATCTCTACTACCAGGCTACTGGGAAGAAACCAACTTTCATCATCCCAAGCGGAAATGTGGGCAATAGCTGTGGTGCCTACTGGGCTCTGAGCATGGGAGCTCCCATAGAAAGGATTGTACTTTCCGTGAATGAGAACAAGACAATTCCAGACTATCTGTTCTCTGGCAACTATGAGAAGCGTCCCTCTGTAGCAACCTTGGCCAATGCCATGGATGTTGGGGCTCCCAGCAATATGGAGCGTCTCTTTGATCTTTATCCAGATATCGATACCATGCGAAAAATGGTAAGTGCTTGGTCTGTGGATGACGAGACTATCAGGAAGACGATCAAGGAAGTGTATGATGAGTCAGGGTACATTATGTGCCCCCATACAGCTACAGGAGAGCGAGTAAGAAGAGACCAATTCAGTGGAAAACCCACCATTGTCATTTCTACTGCCCACCCTGCAAAGTTTGAGCAGGTGGTAGAACCACTGCTTGATACCGAGGTTCCCATTCCAGAGAACCTGAAGCTACTGCTTGATAAGGAGACTTCCTTCAAGCAGGTAGGGAAGGAGTATCGGGAGTTGTTTGAGTAA
- the thrA gene encoding bifunctional aspartate kinase/homoserine dehydrogenase I → MNDIRVHAVESINLISQDGLEKLIRILRTSGETHQVVVLAPFTDENLELTNLLHLAKQRDERLWSMQEQRFTRWTTLVEDLLAVPAGTKVLDRIKQGFADLEDILRSIWLVQEISEGVERYASTLCDSWVADLACHWATLHELPSNLLGYSEIQKKQHVEEAVLFVYGAVKEGQSEYAAASLAAQLEAVGVTFWNNSSLLHNADHREVPSALVIRSLSYAEATELSFFGAPIIHSHALVPAIAASLDVQLRCWKHEKDPGTVISKHGDQREPNRVKGFSIIHDIALINVEGAGMSGVIGIASRLFSAMRKASISVVLISQASSEYSICFAVPEREAKRACATARKEFAPELEAASIQSIEAETGLAVLAAVGQQMTGQAGVAGKFFSSLGKAGVNVIAIAQGSSETNISAVIKGSDSKKALRALHARFFLSKRAISVGLLGPGNIGGTLLQQIAKETSRLKEQFGLDIHIRGIANSRKMLLDQDGIDPGDWKERFDEEAVELDQDLFTRHIGATYFPHSLIIDCTTSSKLAEQYVSWLESGIHVITPNKKAGTAPMEYYQRLLETSMRTGKRFLYETTVGAGLPIIWTLKDLVQTGDTVHRIEGIVSGTLAWLFSSYDGSVPFSSLVRQAKEMGYTEPDPRDDLSGMDVGRKTVILARELGYSLEVEDIPIQSLVPESLDGCSPSEFMERLEAIDPLIEKAYKDAAAKGEKLRYVGIVDEEGNCSASLKSYASDHPFAQASGTDNVICFTTDRYLSQPLVIKGPGAGREVTAGGVFSDILRLAAYLGARI, encoded by the coding sequence ATGAATGATATACGGGTACACGCAGTAGAAAGCATCAATCTTATTTCACAGGATGGTTTGGAAAAGCTCATCCGAATTCTTCGCACCTCTGGAGAGACACACCAGGTAGTAGTACTTGCCCCATTTACTGATGAAAACCTCGAACTCACCAACCTCTTGCATCTTGCCAAGCAACGTGATGAGAGGCTTTGGTCCATGCAGGAACAACGTTTCACCCGTTGGACAACCTTGGTGGAGGATCTGCTTGCAGTACCTGCGGGCACCAAGGTGCTGGACAGAATCAAGCAAGGGTTTGCAGACTTGGAAGATATCCTTCGTTCAATCTGGTTGGTCCAGGAGATCAGTGAAGGGGTGGAGCGCTATGCAAGCACACTCTGTGACAGTTGGGTCGCAGACCTTGCCTGCCACTGGGCAACCTTGCATGAACTACCATCCAATCTTCTTGGATATTCGGAAATACAAAAGAAACAGCATGTAGAGGAAGCAGTCCTCTTTGTCTACGGGGCAGTAAAGGAAGGTCAAAGCGAATACGCTGCAGCATCCCTTGCTGCACAGCTTGAGGCGGTTGGGGTGACATTCTGGAACAATAGTTCCTTGCTCCACAATGCTGACCACAGGGAGGTTCCTTCTGCCCTGGTCATCCGTTCTCTCTCTTATGCAGAGGCAACAGAGCTCAGTTTCTTTGGTGCTCCGATCATTCATTCCCATGCCCTTGTCCCTGCCATTGCTGCCTCTTTGGATGTCCAGCTTCGCTGTTGGAAACATGAGAAAGATCCAGGAACCGTTATCAGCAAGCATGGTGACCAGAGGGAACCAAATAGGGTGAAGGGCTTCTCCATCATCCATGACATTGCCTTGATCAATGTGGAAGGGGCTGGTATGAGTGGTGTCATTGGCATCGCCAGCCGACTCTTCTCAGCCATGAGAAAGGCTTCCATCTCTGTTGTGCTTATCAGCCAGGCGTCCAGTGAGTACTCCATCTGTTTTGCTGTCCCCGAGAGGGAAGCAAAACGTGCCTGCGCCACTGCAAGGAAGGAGTTCGCTCCTGAGCTTGAGGCTGCCTCCATTCAGAGTATTGAGGCCGAAACCGGGCTTGCAGTCCTTGCCGCGGTTGGGCAGCAGATGACCGGCCAAGCAGGGGTTGCTGGGAAGTTTTTCTCTTCCTTGGGCAAGGCAGGGGTAAATGTCATTGCCATCGCACAGGGGTCCAGTGAGACCAACATCAGCGCAGTTATCAAGGGAAGTGACAGCAAGAAAGCCCTCAGGGCTCTTCATGCACGCTTCTTCCTCTCCAAGCGAGCAATTTCTGTTGGGTTGCTTGGCCCCGGAAATATTGGGGGTACATTGCTGCAGCAGATTGCAAAGGAGACCTCCAGGCTGAAAGAGCAGTTTGGCCTCGATATTCATATCAGGGGTATTGCCAACTCAAGGAAAATGTTGCTTGATCAGGATGGTATCGATCCAGGAGACTGGAAGGAACGCTTTGACGAGGAAGCTGTTGAACTCGACCAGGACCTCTTTACCCGCCACATTGGTGCCACCTATTTTCCGCACTCCCTGATCATAGACTGCACTACCAGCAGCAAGCTTGCTGAACAGTATGTTTCATGGCTGGAGTCAGGGATCCATGTCATTACCCCGAACAAGAAGGCAGGAACTGCTCCAATGGAGTACTACCAGCGTTTGCTGGAGACTTCCATGCGTACAGGAAAGCGTTTCCTTTATGAGACCACCGTAGGTGCAGGGCTTCCCATTATCTGGACCTTGAAAGACTTGGTCCAGACAGGGGACACCGTACACCGTATTGAGGGGATAGTCAGCGGCACGCTTGCCTGGCTCTTCTCCAGCTATGATGGTAGTGTTCCCTTCAGTTCACTGGTGAGACAGGCAAAGGAGATGGGCTATACTGAGCCTGACCCAAGGGATGACCTTTCAGGCATGGACGTAGGCCGAAAGACGGTCATTCTTGCAAGGGAGCTGGGATACTCCCTGGAAGTGGAAGACATTCCCATCCAGAGTCTGGTCCCTGAGTCTCTTGATGGTTGCTCCCCAAGCGAGTTCATGGAGCGATTGGAAGCAATCGATCCTCTCATTGAAAAAGCGTACAAAGATGCTGCAGCGAAGGGTGAAAAACTCCGCTATGTCGGGATTGTTGATGAAGAAGGCAACTGCAGTGCTTCCTTGAAGAGCTATGCGAGTGACCATCCATTTGCCCAGGCAAGCGGTACTGATAATGTGATCTGTTTTACCACCGACCGGTACTTGAGCCAACCTCTGGTGATCAAGGGACCGGGAGCAGGAAGGGAAGTTACCGCCGGTGGTGTATTCTCTGATATTCTTCGATTGGCAGCCTATCTTGGGGCCAGAATCTAG
- the rpmB gene encoding 50S ribosomal protein L28, whose translation MARRCEICGKGTVAGNSVPRKGQAKKHGGVGQHIGVTTKRVFRPNIVSVKTLVKGTPRTIKVCTRCLRSGKIEKLV comes from the coding sequence ATGGCTCGTAGATGTGAGATTTGCGGAAAAGGAACGGTTGCAGGAAATAGTGTTCCGAGAAAAGGACAAGCCAAGAAGCATGGCGGTGTTGGTCAGCACATTGGTGTTACCACAAAGCGCGTTTTCCGCCCCAACATCGTGTCAGTGAAAACTTTGGTCAAGGGAACTCCCCGTACCATTAAAGTTTGCACACGTTGCTTGCGGAGCGGTAAGATCGAGAAGCTCGTATAA
- the nth gene encoding endonuclease III encodes MDKNTYASLIYERLDTLLPEDIQFLEQRDPFRFLISVILSAQTTDRTVNAVVRTLFALYPDAPSLAKARREDVEEIIFPTGFYRNKAKNIIACAQALGDGGLPETMEELVKLPGVGRKTASCVLGDIYGKPAIIVDTHFGRVVNRLGLVSTKDPEKIEREVSSLLAPEYHYRFSMTANLFGRTTCHAKKPSCEDCPFSDVCPSRDAFLKKHSK; translated from the coding sequence ATGGATAAGAATACATACGCAAGTTTGATATACGAACGATTGGACACGCTCCTTCCAGAAGATATTCAGTTTCTGGAGCAGCGTGACCCCTTCAGATTCCTGATCAGTGTCATCCTTTCTGCCCAGACAACTGACCGAACCGTCAACGCAGTGGTGCGAACGTTGTTTGCCCTCTACCCCGATGCTCCCTCCCTTGCCAAAGCAAGAAGGGAAGATGTGGAAGAGATCATCTTTCCTACCGGCTTCTATCGAAACAAGGCAAAGAATATCATTGCCTGTGCACAGGCACTCGGAGATGGAGGGCTTCCTGAAACCATGGAAGAGTTGGTCAAGCTTCCTGGAGTGGGGAGAAAGACAGCCAGCTGCGTGCTGGGTGACATCTATGGTAAGCCGGCCATTATTGTCGACACCCATTTTGGAAGGGTCGTGAACCGGCTTGGGTTGGTTTCAACCAAGGACCCGGAGAAAATTGAGAGGGAAGTATCTTCTCTCTTGGCCCCGGAGTATCATTATCGCTTTTCCATGACAGCCAACCTGTTTGGGAGAACGACCTGCCATGCAAAGAAACCAAGTTGTGAGGATTGTCCGTTCAGTGATGTCTGCCCGAGTCGAGATGCTTTTCTGAAGAAACATTCCAAGTGA
- a CDS encoding IclR family transcriptional regulator yields the protein MDILEQVAQAQGITLSELSRILAIPKSSLHPLVNTLSERKYLSYNKLEERYYPGENLFVLGNKYISNSDILDKIKSILLNINEKTEETLYFGVLSNLDVLYLEKMELHSKFRVVSNPGNKLPAYSTGYGKALLSQFTPEEICTFYPNGTLPPITDHTVANVEALNAQLEEIRKNGFSYEIEESTVGIRCIAVPIQVDGETLAGMSLAVPVFRYTEEKELQFKQLLQEAKVQIERIIAEDRKHWIYSKGKM from the coding sequence TTGGATATCCTAGAGCAGGTAGCACAGGCTCAGGGAATAACACTCTCTGAACTTTCTCGCATCCTTGCAATACCTAAAAGCAGCCTTCATCCATTGGTGAATACACTTTCAGAGAGAAAATACCTCAGCTACAACAAGCTTGAAGAGAGGTATTATCCAGGTGAAAATCTTTTCGTCCTTGGTAACAAATACATCAGCAATTCTGACATTCTGGATAAAATCAAATCCATCTTGCTCAACATCAACGAAAAGACAGAAGAGACGTTGTACTTCGGTGTCCTCTCCAATCTTGATGTGTTGTATCTAGAGAAAATGGAGCTTCATTCAAAGTTTCGTGTAGTCTCAAATCCTGGAAATAAATTGCCTGCCTACAGCACAGGTTATGGGAAGGCACTCTTAAGCCAGTTTACACCTGAAGAAATCTGTACATTTTATCCAAATGGTACATTACCCCCTATAACAGACCACACAGTAGCCAATGTTGAAGCACTCAATGCACAGCTAGAGGAGATTCGAAAGAATGGATTTAGTTATGAAATTGAAGAATCAACTGTAGGAATAAGATGCATAGCCGTCCCGATACAGGTGGATGGAGAGACCTTGGCAGGAATGAGCTTGGCAGTACCGGTTTTTAGGTACACAGAAGAAAAGGAACTGCAATTCAAACAGCTGCTTCAAGAAGCAAAAGTGCAGATTGAAAGAATTATTGCAGAAGATAGAAAACATTGGATTTATAGTAAAGGAAAGATGTAG
- a CDS encoding extracellular solute-binding protein: protein MNAYKELNLDFNYTFQMNIIPTTDASYQPALDSALNAGGSNIPDIYCVESAFTLKYTQGDYHHFATPYEDLGITVDAKLEEADIAQYTIDIGTNPNGELVGLGYQATGGALIYRRSIANDVWGTDDPSAIKNKIGPTWENFWEAAEDLKAKGYGIVSGDGDLWHVIEGSSEHGWIVDQKLYLDPDREAFLDMAKRLKDNDYSNNTMDWSDPWFADMRNAGEKQIFGFFGPAWLINYVMADNSGGSAPGEGTYGDWAVCEPPVGFFWGGTWILVNTFSEHKEALKPIIEWITLDSSNTGLQYYWANGTLDGPGGIKDTVASGTVMNKSNGTLDFLGGQNMFEIFVPAGEYATGTNKTPYDEVINMHWRDVTRAYTAGEKSRDEAIADFKQLVFDDLGIEATQ, encoded by the coding sequence ATGAATGCATATAAAGAACTCAATCTTGATTTTAATTATACATTTCAAATGAATATAATTCCTACTACCGATGCATCATACCAGCCGGCTCTTGACTCTGCCTTGAATGCCGGTGGATCAAATATTCCTGATATTTACTGCGTGGAATCTGCTTTTACTTTAAAATATACGCAAGGTGACTATCACCACTTTGCTACTCCCTATGAAGATCTTGGAATTACTGTCGATGCTAAGCTCGAGGAAGCAGATATTGCTCAGTACACCATTGATATCGGTACCAACCCTAATGGGGAATTGGTAGGTCTTGGTTACCAGGCTACTGGTGGTGCACTCATATACCGTCGCTCTATTGCAAATGACGTATGGGGTACGGACGACCCTTCCGCTATTAAGAATAAGATTGGTCCTACCTGGGAGAATTTTTGGGAAGCTGCTGAAGACCTAAAAGCAAAAGGTTATGGGATAGTCAGTGGTGATGGAGACCTCTGGCATGTAATCGAGGGAAGCTCTGAACATGGATGGATAGTTGACCAAAAGCTTTATTTAGACCCAGATAGAGAAGCCTTCCTTGATATGGCAAAACGTCTCAAGGACAATGATTACTCAAATAATACGATGGACTGGTCTGACCCCTGGTTTGCCGACATGAGAAACGCCGGTGAAAAGCAGATCTTCGGTTTCTTCGGACCAGCTTGGTTGATCAACTATGTCATGGCTGACAATAGCGGCGGTTCAGCACCTGGTGAAGGCACCTATGGGGACTGGGCGGTTTGTGAACCTCCTGTTGGCTTCTTCTGGGGCGGTACTTGGATACTCGTCAATACATTTTCAGAACATAAAGAAGCACTGAAACCAATTATTGAATGGATCACCCTCGACAGCTCAAACACCGGTTTGCAGTACTACTGGGCAAACGGTACGCTCGATGGTCCTGGAGGTATCAAAGATACTGTTGCTTCCGGTACTGTCATGAACAAGAGTAACGGAACTCTTGACTTCCTTGGAGGACAAAACATGTTCGAAATCTTTGTTCCTGCTGGCGAGTACGCCACTGGAACCAACAAGACCCCATATGATGAAGTTATCAATATGCATTGGAGGGATGTGACTAGAGCATATACAGCAGGGGAAAAATCCAGAGATGAAGCAATTGCAGACTTCAAACAGCTTGTGTTTGATGATCTTGGTATTGAAGCAACCCAATAG
- a CDS encoding DUF364 domain-containing protein encodes MDIDNRIHTYFQAEAESLHVKNIFLGLGYSAVVLQDGRCGLCYTPKGSGNSCSVNKNKEEYEGYPAIKLLKNIKKEDPLGRAMAIALCNALNQDHSLLQDEDDGNLIRDLKLNAGDNVAMIGYFAPIVSYLKEHDITVRAYDIGKEVGSEMEFYQWAETESDALILTATSLINSSLEEVLSHFNGKRIPTVLMGPSAIMAKELYRGLPIDLLAGSTVSNRDGVIKSIRNGRGTPYLHKDCKKVHLYL; translated from the coding sequence ATGGACATTGATAATCGTATTCACACCTATTTCCAAGCTGAGGCTGAAAGCTTGCATGTAAAGAACATCTTTCTTGGACTCGGCTACTCTGCAGTTGTCTTGCAGGATGGACGTTGTGGACTCTGCTACACTCCAAAAGGGAGTGGAAATAGTTGTTCAGTTAACAAGAACAAGGAGGAATATGAAGGGTATCCTGCGATCAAACTACTTAAGAACATCAAGAAAGAGGACCCGCTTGGCAGAGCCATGGCAATTGCACTCTGCAATGCCTTGAACCAGGACCACTCCCTCCTACAGGATGAGGATGACGGCAATCTGATACGCGACCTTAAGTTGAATGCAGGAGACAATGTTGCCATGATCGGTTACTTTGCTCCCATCGTCTCGTACTTGAAGGAGCATGATATTACTGTTCGTGCTTACGATATTGGAAAGGAAGTAGGATCAGAGATGGAGTTCTACCAATGGGCAGAGACCGAGAGCGATGCCTTGATCCTGACCGCCACCAGCCTGATCAACTCCTCCCTTGAAGAAGTCCTCAGCCATTTCAATGGGAAGAGAATTCCCACGGTACTCATGGGACCATCGGCCATTATGGCCAAGGAACTCTATAGAGGCTTGCCTATTGATCTACTAGCAGGTTCCACCGTTTCCAACCGGGATGGTGTAATCAAGTCAATTCGTAATGGTCGGGGAACCCCCTACCTTCATAAGGACTGCAAGAAGGTTCATCTTTACCTCTAG
- a CDS encoding Ig-like domain-containing protein — MKYKMNRWMAFALIVCVLLVTMGCDELLNRPVDVTSVTIAEEDQTILVGDTLQLNATVSPNDATNKDVAWTSSDTGVATVSTTGLVTPVAAGSTTITVTTDDGSKTDTISLTVKNEHIIFTLTPTDTTLDTLHFELYSGAHADSVLATYVDLSTNSEVPLVTIMDPSSTTLLGSTKPLDMPSGGQFAVYNEATNGSDIIYAYIELPAHTDESIEIDKSINVNCLSEDDPFWLELIEKDINGDTTMKINAEEYTLTYSVIDTEAGYLEGTISGTVYDVTDLEAEDTIATGTEYTLNLTFKAVIVDVKD; from the coding sequence ATGAAATATAAAATGAATCGATGGATGGCATTTGCACTTATTGTATGTGTCCTTTTGGTCACCATGGGATGTGATGAATTATTGAATAGGCCAGTAGATGTTACTAGTGTAACTATCGCAGAAGAAGATCAGACAATCTTGGTTGGAGATACGTTGCAATTGAATGCTACAGTTAGTCCAAATGATGCCACCAATAAAGACGTAGCTTGGACTTCAAGTGATACTGGTGTAGCCACAGTCAGTACCACAGGATTGGTCACCCCAGTGGCTGCAGGTAGTACAACCATTACGGTAACCACTGATGATGGGAGTAAGACAGATACAATTTCCCTGACTGTTAAAAATGAGCATATTATATTTACTTTAACTCCTACTGATACAACATTGGATACACTACATTTTGAACTATATTCAGGGGCGCATGCAGACAGTGTTTTGGCAACCTATGTAGATCTTTCTACAAATTCAGAAGTTCCTCTCGTAACAATAATGGATCCGTCTTCTACAACCCTACTTGGATCCACAAAACCTCTCGACATGCCATCGGGTGGCCAATTTGCAGTATATAACGAAGCAACTAACGGATCTGATATTATTTATGCTTATATTGAACTCCCCGCGCATACAGATGAATCAATTGAAATTGATAAATCAATAAATGTTAATTGCTTAAGCGAAGATGATCCTTTCTGGTTAGAATTGATTGAAAAAGATATTAACGGTGATACTACTATGAAAATCAATGCAGAGGAATATACTCTTACATATTCTGTTATTGATACGGAAGCTGGTTACCTAGAAGGCACCATATCAGGAACGGTGTATGATGTAACTGATTTGGAAGCTGAAGATACCATCGCAACAGGTACAGAATATACTTTGAATCTTACTTTTAAGGCCGTCATTGTTGATGTAAAAGATTAA
- a CDS encoding alpha/beta fold hydrolase, whose amino-acid sequence MKEKAVLYIHGKHGSKEELDRLKPLLQTKGYDGYAIDLPGHGQSKEDLTSFTPWGTKPLLQTFFGMLSRDYSQVTLLANSIGCYFSMHALQGKPIDKALFISPILSMEQLITDMITWAGITEAELQKKKEIHTEFGETLSWDYLQFVRKNPIKWEIPTSVLYAGHDTLTSRDTVDSFVNSHNAALTVFEEGEHWFHTPEQLEFLDQWLLKQL is encoded by the coding sequence ATGAAAGAAAAAGCAGTTCTCTACATACACGGTAAACATGGCAGCAAGGAAGAACTAGATCGTCTGAAACCATTACTTCAGACTAAAGGATATGATGGATATGCCATCGACCTACCAGGTCATGGCCAGAGCAAAGAAGATCTTACAAGCTTTACTCCATGGGGTACCAAGCCTCTATTACAAACCTTCTTTGGAATGCTTTCAAGGGATTATTCCCAGGTTACGCTTCTTGCTAACAGCATTGGGTGTTACTTCTCCATGCACGCATTGCAGGGAAAACCTATTGATAAAGCCTTATTCATCTCTCCCATTCTTTCCATGGAACAGCTTATAACCGATATGATCACTTGGGCAGGTATTACTGAGGCAGAGTTGCAGAAGAAAAAGGAAATTCACACGGAATTTGGGGAAACACTTTCGTGGGATTATCTTCAATTTGTTCGAAAAAACCCCATCAAATGGGAAATTCCGACCTCTGTACTCTATGCAGGACACGATACGTTGACCTCCAGGGATACCGTCGATTCCTTCGTCAATTCTCATAATGCTGCACTCACCGTCTTTGAAGAAGGGGAGCATTGGTTCCATACTCCTGAACAATTGGAGTTTCTTGACCAGTGGCTTCTGAAGCAACTGTAA